A window of the Amycolatopsis solani genome harbors these coding sequences:
- a CDS encoding zf-HC2 domain-containing protein: protein MNHASDQLIAVYVTGGDLPGDQLWGLEAHLENCPACRARLAEVAPVQPVVDAVWNRLAPEIEVRLSGVPFHEPLVPKPRPRRPRRWRWLDTWVTPAMAPWLAMIAAVALVAVLLDGVWHAVLDVTAVQLFAPALPVLGVAASWARGLDPAYEVVTATPRAGLYLIVRRTVAVLAVVLPVLGAAGWLTGTAPALWLLPSLAFTTGTLALGGVIGVSRAAYALIAVWVAIVVLPAFVQRGQAFALTTGALPVWAGIFALTTVAVVLHRAAYTRLGAHH from the coding sequence ATGAACCACGCATCGGACCAGCTCATCGCCGTGTACGTGACGGGCGGCGACCTCCCGGGTGACCAGCTGTGGGGCCTGGAGGCCCACCTCGAGAACTGCCCGGCGTGCCGGGCGCGGCTCGCCGAGGTGGCCCCCGTCCAGCCGGTGGTGGACGCCGTCTGGAACCGGCTCGCGCCCGAGATCGAGGTCCGCTTGTCGGGTGTCCCGTTCCACGAGCCGCTCGTGCCCAAGCCACGGCCGCGGCGGCCGCGGCGGTGGCGGTGGCTCGACACCTGGGTCACGCCGGCGATGGCGCCGTGGCTGGCGATGATCGCGGCGGTGGCCCTGGTCGCGGTGCTGCTCGACGGCGTCTGGCACGCGGTGCTCGACGTGACTGCGGTGCAGCTCTTCGCCCCGGCGCTGCCGGTGCTCGGGGTCGCGGCGTCGTGGGCACGGGGGCTCGACCCGGCCTACGAGGTCGTCACGGCGACGCCGCGGGCGGGGCTCTACCTGATCGTCCGGCGGACGGTGGCGGTGCTCGCCGTCGTCCTGCCGGTGCTCGGCGCGGCCGGGTGGCTGACCGGCACGGCGCCGGCGCTCTGGCTGCTGCCGAGCCTGGCGTTCACCACCGGCACGCTCGCGCTCGGCGGGGTGATCGGGGTGAGCCGGGCGGCGTACGCGCTGATCGCGGTGTGGGTGGCGATCGTCGTGCTGCCCGCGTTCGTCCAGCGGGGACAAGCGTTCGCACTGACCACCGGCGCGCTGCCGGTGTGGGCGGGGATCTTCGCGCTGACCACGGTGGCCGTCGTCCTGCACAGGGCGGCGTACACCCGGCTCGGCGCGCACCACTAG